The nucleotide window GCCCCCTAAATTAAAGGCAGTCTGTCTGCGGCACCAGGGGGCTTTAACAAAAGAGGAAGCCCTCCAGGTCACCCCCAGGGACCAGAGCACATGTCCACCCAGCCTCCTTCAAGTCACCCGAGCCTGTTTTGGCTTCTAAGAACCAGAATCTGATTGTTTGTGGGAAAGGCTCTGGGAGTTCCCCTGGCTTGCCACCCTAAATGGTGCGCTCTACTCTGCCTTGGGCCAAACCCTCCATCCCTTCGGGGAGGTCTGCCGGTGTTTACCTCTATGGTGAGGTTCTGCAGGTGGTAGATGCTCTGTAACCCTTGGGAGGTGAAACATTCGATGCAGTTTGGACACCCCAATCCTGTTAAAAAACTGCAGAGAGAATTTGAGAAGGTAGCATTAACTCCCATTGCTAGGCTGTGTGCTCAGGTCTCCCAGGAGTAAGCGGTCTTGCTGGGGAGGGAACTGTCCATTGCAGTGGCAAAGCCACTGGTCCCTTGGAGCAGGTATGGCCAGCCATCAGTGTCTCAGCCTAGGAGTCCTGGCTCAAGTGCCCTTCTTCCCAAGGTTCTGTGCCAATACCTGCTGATGAGCCCCGACACATCCGACCGTCTTAGCCTGTCTTCCTTTGGGGGCAGCCAAGCAATTCAAACACAGAATAAAACAGAGCCACATGCAAGGCTGCTCCGCCAGAGCAGGAACCCACAGTTAGTAGCAGGTGAGGAAGAGGGGGTGCAGCACAAACCCAGGTCCAGACATGGCCCACACACCTGACGAGGCTTGGGTCTGCGTGATAGGGGGGTGGCGGGGTGCAGTGTGACCCCGAAACCATGGTCTGGGAGCCGTGGCCGCCGTTCATCTCACCGTTGGCTGTCATGGTGTGGCTGTGACTGTTGAGCATCCCGGAGCCTGGGCAAAAGAACGGTGGAGGAATCTGAGAGCAGCTCCACATGCGGTGGGAAGTGCCCCAGGTTAGGATCCAGCCTAAGTAAGGGCTGTCTGAGGCTGAGCAAGGGGTGAACCCGTAGGCCCAACTCTTTTCCTCAAGAGGTGGAAGTGGGACGTGGCTGTGTACAGGGTGCTTAGTTTAAATGATCCAGGGATTAGCAGCTGGCGTATGGGTGTTACCAGGTTCCGGGGCCCTTATGGGGGACACCCCTGGGCGTATTGCCAGAAGCATATCCATTAATGTCCATGTAAAGACCTTACAGAGGAGACCCACATTCCAGCCTGCCTGGCTGTGATGCCTCATGTCCTATAATCCTTCAAATGAGGGGACTTGGTGTTGCCATTTTgctgatggagaaactgaggcagagtgaAACTAGGGATCGTCCTCAAGAGGGAGGATGGGCCAGGCATGTGTTATTAACTAACCACTTCTTCAAAGCCCCAGACACAGGACTCCTGGGACTAGAATGAAGACAGCCAACCTCCCTATGGCCATTGCCCTTCTCCAGGCTGATGCGGCAGGGAAAGCAGCCGTTAAGAGTCCCACACCAGTCCCCCCTTGGGTCTCTGCAGCCCACACGAGGTGTCCTCTGCTCTAGGGACTCACCCATGGGTCCCAGGTTGGGCCCAGCTGCCGAGCTGTGTGGTGGAGGCTGGCCCACCAGCTGGTTGACGGAGGGCAGCTTGTTGACGCCACCATGTACCTTGTTTATCGGGGAGAGGACGGGCCCATAGGATGACGACTGCAGGTGACTCCTGCTTAGAGAACAACAGCATACGTTCCTAAGAGGTAAAAGCAACTCCTTTCTCACCTGGCACTTCTGCGGACATCCCTGGAGGCAGGTAGATGAAGACCCCGCCTCTCGGAGAGCTACCAGGAAGATGAACACCTCACCAGCAACACCAGCCTCGCCTCGCCTGCCCACTCCTGATCAACATTTACAAGGCCcataggaggcagaggtgtgGTTAAGGTGGGGGCTAAATCCCAGAAGGCTAAGTTCCTGGAGAAGATGCCTCTGAGCACTGAGCTGCCTTGGTCCTACTGTGCGCCATACCTCCCAGGCTCCTGGCCTTCTCACTGCTGGGTCAGAATATCCACACTTCCCCATCCAGATGGTGGGGTTCACTCACGGCCTCTGTAggagctgctgctgttgctgctgtcgATAGGAGTCGACCAGAGGCTGTGGTACAAGTTCCATCAGTTCGAGGCTCTCCTTGACTTTCATCAAGATCTCAAAGTTCTCCCGGCCTCGCACCTGAGCACAGAGAAGCAGACCTTCTGCCCAGGTGCCCGGGAGCCTCCCCTGGCTCCATGCCTCTGGTGGGAGGGGGCAGCCGGAGCCTTAGGAGGGACCCCAGGTTTGTGGCAGAGTGTAGCTCTTCTCTCAGGGTCCCCTTGCACTCCAGAGCTCAGGACAACTTGGCTTTCTTTCCTCTGCctagaggcagatgcaggaaggGGGTTTGCAGGGGTTCAGAGTTCCATGCCCAATCTTCCCACTAAGaggctctcctcttcctcctcccacctgcAGCTATAGGCAACAGGACCCATGCTCAAGGAAATAGAAAACGTTCTCTCAGAACCCTTCATGACCTTGCCACCATCCAGTGTTCTCTGAGTCACGTAAACACAGGCTGTGCCCTGTAGGATCATGGATTCCTACTGAATCTCCACTACGGGGGTCTCTTGGATGCAGAGCTAACCTGGCTGGCATCTTTACACTCACTGAGTTCGGGCACTGCAGGGTCTGACTCTGAGCAGAGCCTCCTTCGAACCCCTTCTCCTCCAGGGTCATAGTCTCCACCCCAGGTGCCTAGATGCCACCTTTGCCCGTCTCTGTGGCATCTGGAATTCGCCCACCTGGGCTTTCCGGTAAGGGGCACCCCCAGGCCTTGTCCTCCCCAGCTCACTCTGACAGTCACTCACATGCATGTAGAACATGTCCTCATCCCCATGCCTCCTCTTCTTCACGTTAGCGCCCAGGGCCGGGATGGCGGGAGGGCTCTGCTTGAATGCTGGGAAGCAAGTCAGGAAAGACATGTGAGTCAGAGGGCCAAGGTGCCCAGGTGAACACCTGCCAGGGGCGGAGCATGGGTACAGTGCAAGCCTAGGCCAGATGGAGCTGGGCCCAGAGTCGCCTGGCCCTGGCCTTCGAGCATAGAGACAAAGGAACTGTCTTGGGTTGGCTTGGGTTGCACTTGCCCTGTTCAGCCAGAGAGGCCTCTAGGCCCAGGCCACTGAGACCCAGATCCATCCCACGGATGTGAGCATGCTTGGTGTCTTTCTGCGGTGGCACGCCAGCTCACACCCAGCACGTCCAACTCCATCCTGAGGGATGACCCGCCCTCCACCCTGGCCCAGAGCCCCACGCACCACGTTTACTGGCAGCCCCATTCTTTGTGGCGCTCTCATTCAGGGCCTGCTGTTCGCGGTAGTGGTCTTCATCGGCTTTGCGGTCACGGCCAGGACAGGCGCAGATGCGACCCTCGAAAGACCGGCGGCCCAGAACCTGTCCACTGTAGGGTGGGCGCAGCACAATGGTGAACTGATCATGTCCACCCCCTGCAGACCCCACAGGACTGGCCTTGGACCTGAGTGCCCTCCAAGGAGAGCAAGCCCTCTCTATGTCCATGACATGCCCCCCACAGTGCTGGCCCAAgtccctgccccacccctaccATCCTGGCACCGCAGACTCACTCCCGGGTCTCCAAGGTGATGATAACGAGGATAGGCCTCCGGTTCATGCCCCCTACGCAGCTGCTGTTACACATGAAGTTGTACAGGATGGTGGTGAATTCTGTCCCCACCTGTGCAcaggggagacagggaaagggCTTGGCTTCAGTATGCAGAGCCAACCAACTAGAAAAGGGACTTCTAGCTGTCATGTCTGGCCCTGGTTCTAGATAGGTATAGGAGTGATGCACTATGGTTCTCTGTCATCTACCCATCTACCTGCCCAACCACTCACCATCTATTAATCCTGTCTGTGCactatccatccatctctccatctctctgcatcatctatcatccatccatcaagCCACCCACCcgcccatccactcatccatccatccatccactcatctatccatccatccactcatccatccatccactcatccatccatccatccacccatccatccatccatctacccatccatccatccatccactcatccatccatctactcatccatccatccatccatccactcatccatccatccatccatccatcatcatcatccatccatctactcatccacccatccatccatccatccactcatccatccatctactcatccacccatccatccatccatccactcatccatccatccactcatccatccatccatccactcatccatccatccactcatccatccatccatctacccatccatccatccactcatccatccatccatctactcatccatccatccactcatccatccatccactcatccatccatccactcatccattgatggaggaaggtcattggttaaaaaataaagaaactgcttggctggccctcatacgttaaaacataggtgggaggagtaaacagaacagaatgctgggaggaagaggaagtgagctcagactcgacagctctgctcgctggagcagagacaccatgctcccctctccagggcggacgtgagagctctgctctctgagacacacgcgatgaagctccgacccaggatggacgtaggctagaatctccctggtaagccacctagtGGGCTACagctgattattagaaatgggctagtccaggtgcgagagttagcctaaagaggctagatagaaatgggccaagcagtgattaaaagaatacagtgtccgtgtaattattttggggtataagctagccaggcggctggggtgctggggatgcagtcccgccgctcttattacaacaatccatccattcattcatccatctactcatccatccacccatccatcatctatccatccatccttccatccactcatcatccatccatccatccacttacaTGCCTGCCCATCATccacatatccatccatccatctacctacccacccacccactcacctacCCCATTCCCTTGTCCGTCAACTTCTCACCCACCTGCCCACCTATCCATTTGTTTGCCCATCCATCTATTGACCAGTTTACATTCCTGCCCACCCACCCGCCTGTTCATCACCCACTCACTGGCCTGACTCCCCCCACCTACTCACCCACCCCTCCATCTACACATCTATCCACTCACTTGAGATTGCCTACCCAGCCACGGGTCCATTCGTGCCCTCATAACACTCTGCTGGCTCTGGAATCAGAGCGCTTGGGAAGTGCAGAGTCTATGGTGCAATTGCCTCAGCCAGCTCCCATGATACATGGAGGTCAAATCTTAAGGCCgtatgtgggtgtgagtgtgcatggGCCTTTGTGTCACGTGTTTGCCGCATGCTCTGGGCTCGTCTGAACAGAAGAATGAGAGGGACTCCATCCTCAGAATGGAGGAAGTTCCATGGTCTTGCTAGATCAGGACACCAAAGCCACAAATGCCAGCCCTTCCCAGAACTTGCACCTGGCAGCCACTAGAGGGCATGAGAATCCCACTTTGTTTGCAAGCCTGCTCAGGCGAGACCTCCTGTGAGGATAGAGGAGGAGGCTGGTCCACCCTTGGCCCTGTCCTACTGATACAATAGCTTCCTCAGAGGACCACGGGGCCTGGCAGAGGACGGGGGAGGCCTCACACCAACACAGCATGAGACCTGCCTGTCTACAGTCCTCCTCTGAGTCTCCACCCTGGGGCCACAGGCCATCGTTCCTGTAGAGCAACTTCCCTCCACCTTGGCCTTTGGCCCCAGCTGGGCCTCATTTCAGATCTAGAATGGTGATCACACACCCCTCCGTTGCCAAAAGTCAACCCCTGCCTCCTCCAGTCTTTCTTCCTTTGGCTGCTTTTTGCAACCACCACTTCCAGCCTGGATCCCTCACTTACGTCCAGCCTGAGCCTCCACATCCACCCTGTACCCCATATAtagcctgtgccaccacctccactaTACGGCACCTCCAGCTTGCACCCCACTTTCGAGGCTCTGCACACAGGCCCTCCTAGTCTCACCCTTAACCTCATCTTTCCTGCTCTCCTGAGCCCACGTTCCACAGCTCCAGTCTCCTTTATCATCTTCTATGATCCCCAGCCTAGTCTAGGGGCCCTTTCATGACCCCAGCTCCCAGCATGGGATTCCCTACCCTCCATCCAAAGCCCTATGTTTGCTGGCTTGGTTTTGTCCTTGCCAACGGAGTCTGAGATGTCCAGGAACTCTTTCTCACTCCTCATTCCCATGTCTAGAAAGCTATGCTCACGCTATGCTCACGTTGGGAGAAACAGACAAGACTAGACTCTCCTAGTAGGGAAGGGCTGAAAGCTTAGAGGTCATGTGACCATTCCTTGCTATACagctagggagagagagagagagagagagagagagagagagagagagagagagaggtctgaggGTCATGTCACACAGTATGTGGTCACAAATGAACAGCCAAGACAAGGCTCTGGAGAGGCAGGCTGAACTCAGAGCGGTGGATCCAGGAACCCCACCCTGTCTGGCCCCCAGCCTACCTGTGGGGGTTCGTAGGGTACAACCACGCTTTGCCTGCCGGTGACAGGGTCATCCACATACTGGGAGAGGTTGTTGCCTTCTACTCGGATGAGGTGGCTAGCCGGGGCAGACTGTCCTGCCAGGAGGGGACATAGCTTTAGAGAGTGGCACATCCTCCAGCCTGTCACCCCGTACCAGGTGCATGGCAGAGCTGAGACCATAGGGCTTGTCCCTGTGAGAGTCCCAGACGAGGCTCAGAGCTGTACAACCCTCATTCAGGTGGCCTTGAGCCTGGCAGATGCTGTTCCCAGATCTTCTGACCCTGGGGGTGTTGCGGGCTTCTCCAGGAACGCTGCAGGAATGCTTGTTCTACAAGGCTCCCCAGGGTCAGCTGGTCCCTCAGGCTTCTCCCAAGCTACACCCCTGCTGGAACATCAGCCTCTGAGGCTGCAGCCAGCGCTGAGGAAATGGACTGGGAGGGATGGGGCGGGGTTCCTGCTCAAAGTTCCCGCTAGCCCACCAGTCCACTCATTGGCCAGCATCTTTCAATTGCACTGCTGGCCGGGTTTCCTCTTCAGTTGGGCCCTCAGGCCACTGGCCATGGTGCTGTAGAGGTTGGGGACCCACAGTGGAGAGGGGTGCTCACCTTCATTGAAGTCCCTGCCAAGCTCGTGGTTGGGGCAGCGCTTAACGATGTCAGTCACGTGCTCTGCCTTCTTGTAGACAGGCATGGCTCTGATGGCGGTGCCCGGGGGTGGCGGCGTGGACACCTTGATCTGGATAGGGCAAGTCTTGGCAATCTGACAATACAACTTCTTCAAAAGTGGGGAGTACTGGGGGAAGAGAAGAGCCAGGTTGAGCTCACAGCCCAGCTCCGCATGCTTGTCTGGGCTGGGCACTTTCGGCGAGACCCCTTTCCCAGGCACCCTGATAAGGCCTGCTCCCATGTTTGCCCTCCTTCAGACATCCTTCCTCCAGAACACAGAGATGGCTATGCCTGCTGCCCACTTAGCAACCTGAATCCCAGAGGCTGCAAGTGGTGGGCAAGGGTCAAGGGCAAGAAAGTACAGGAGGACAGTGGGGATCAGTCTCTGCCTTGTTTCCCCAGCAGAGCTCTTATGCCCGGCTGCAGAGGTGGATCTGGAGCGCTGAGCTTGCTTGACAAGCCCATGGTTGCATTTTGCTGCCTTGCACAGAAGAAACACTCTGTAGGTAGACGGCTTACGCCTTCCACTCTCTGGCCTAGCACGGCTTTGTAGGGTGACCTGTCACACCGGCACTGTTCCACCAACAAAAGCCACTGAGTCCAGGTAGCCAAGCTCGACAGTTGTGTGCAGCAAAACCCAGTTTCCCCACCCTAGAACCTGACTGGACCTGAGATCATGCCAGGGCGGCAAGGTCATGCTGCCATTCCTCCAACCATCCTGGGGCCCAGGTCACCCATCTAAGGACCAAACTGGCCCTGAGGAGGCCACTTCAGGTATGTCCATTTATGTATATGTTAGCTGACCCTCCCTCGCACTCCTGAAACCCCTGGAGACTCCTCACACCTTCCTCCCCAAGGGGCAGTGGCGGTTCCCAGGCCCTTGGGTTTAGAGGGGATTTTTATGGTGTGCCGCTTCCTCTAAAGTCCCCATTGACTTAGAATTATGAGTTACATCAACCTGGAAAATGTTCACCACACTCCATTGTGGCAGTTGGGGAAACCGAGGCTAGAGATGGAGAGTTGTCACAAAACCGGGAAGAGCCGGCGATGCTCACATACTAAGAGTCTTTCCTTTGCAAGGGACAGTGGGGGATCCTGACCACCCCAATCCTGTAGGCTCAGAGTTTCCCATAAGAGGCTTACCGAAATATCATATACAATGGGCAAATGCAAGGAAGGGGAGGTGGAAAGAGGTACCATGAAGTAGGTCCCTCCCATTCTATTTAAAGAGCAAGAGAGGCTCACTATCAGGACCCTTTGAAAAGCAGCTGAGAAAAAGAGTTCTAGTCAAAGCAGCAGCTCGGGGCCACACCAGGGAGGCCAGTTTGACTTCTTGGGGTGACATGAAGTTCACAGTGTGGGGATCCCCAAGCATTAAGTAAATTCATACACAGTGCCAGGCAGACCAGCGGAGTGCCCAGGCCTCTTAGTCACAAATGAAGGCTTCCCAGCAAGGCCCAGGCTCAGACAATTGTGCTTGCTCTCCTGTCGGGAAGGGAGGACCGAGCTAGTCCTGAACTCATAGGGGCTTCACCTGAGGCTAACCAAGTGACTGTTGTTTGCCCATTGCGAAGGATAAGAAAATGGGCTCAGGGTTGGGGGTGGAACTGGGGTCAAAGTCACCAGGAGCAGCAAAAAGAGGTTGTTAGCCAGCCTTTGAAGTCCCCCATTCTGGTTCAGGAATGCAGGTTGGATTGCCCTAACCACGGGGCCACCTGTCAGGTTTGCCTACCACTGACTTACCACAAGACCCCCAGATGCCAGCCATGTGGCAGAGTGCCAGCAAGGTCAGACGCCTCGTGTTCCAGCATGGACGCTCTCACTACCAGGTGAGGTGATAGGTGAGTTGGTACAGCTGCTGGGCACACAGACCTGGGGGCTCCTACAATCACCTGACTATCCagaggttccttcctctcccatGCTCATGACCTGAGAAGGGTTCATAGACCCACCGGGGCCTGAGCCAGGATGGGCTGAGAACGGGGCAGGTATGGTGGTGCCTTAGGCCACATTCCTGGGAAGTCCAAACATGCCTGGCGGGAGGGACCGTGCATTAGGCTCATCTCTGTGCTCCTATCAGGATGGAGCCAGGCTCAGGGCACAGCCCAGCCACGGAAGGAGGCATCGGGGCTCCCTTCAACCACCTACTCCTGAGCAGTGCCTTACCACAGTGCCCAACCATCCCCGGGGGCCTGCCCCAGCCCTGCAGGCCACTGTTGCCCTCCCCCACCACCGCCCTCTGAGGATCTAAGCCCCCAAGCCGTCCGTGCACCGCTACTGCCAAGGTGTGGCCAGAGGTAGCTGAGGCCTGACCCTCCTGCTCAGAAGGTGCTTTTGTACCTATGGGTGCCCTGGGATGGGTGTGAGGTGGCACAGCCCCCTATGGCTTACAATGGGAccctggcgggggtgggggagggtgatCTGGAGAAAGCTAGGGAACCGCTTCAGAGTAGCAGGGCTGGTAAGGGACTAGCCATAGATGCCCCTCCCTGGGGAGGAGCTTAAAGTGCCAGGAGCTGTCCCTGGTACCAAGACAGCGGCTGC belongs to Microtus pennsylvanicus isolate mMicPen1 chromosome 13, mMicPen1.hap1, whole genome shotgun sequence and includes:
- the Tp73 gene encoding tumor protein p73 isoform X2 — encoded protein: MTQSTSSSPGEGATFEHLWSSLEPDSTYFDLPQPSRGNSEAVGSEETSMDVFHLPGMAQFNLLSSAMDQMGSRAAPASPYTPEHAASAPTHSPYAQPSSTFDTMSPAPVIPSNTDYPGPHHFEVTFQQSSTAKSATWTYSPLLKKLYCQIAKTCPIQIKVSTPPPPGTAIRAMPVYKKAEHVTDIVKRCPNHELGRDFNEGQSAPASHLIRVEGNNLSQYVDDPVTGRQSVVVPYEPPQVGTEFTTILYNFMCNSSCVGGMNRRPILVIITLETRDGQVLGRRSFEGRICACPGRDRKADEDHYREQQALNESATKNGAASKRAFKQSPPAIPALGANVKKRRHGDEDMFYMHVRGRENFEILMKVKESLELMELVPQPLVDSYRQQQQQQLLQRPSHLQSSSYGPVLSPINKVHGGVNKLPSVNQLVGQPPPHSSAAGPNLGPMGSGMLNSHSHTMTANGEMNGGHGSQTMVSGSHCTPPPPYHADPSLVSFLTGLGCPNCIECFTSQGLQSIYHLQNLTIEDLGALKIPDQYRMTIWRGLQDLKQSHDCGQQLLRTSSNAATISIGGSGELQRQRVMEAVHFRVRHTITIPNRGGPGGVTGPDEWADFGFDLPDCKSRKQPIKEEFTETESH
- the Tp73 gene encoding tumor protein p73 isoform X1, whose amino-acid sequence is MTQSTSSSPGEGATFEHLWSSLEPDSTYFDLPQPSRGNSEAVGSEETSMDVFHLPGMVSQIMAQFNLLSSAMDQMGSRAAPASPYTPEHAASAPTHSPYAQPSSTFDTMSPAPVIPSNTDYPGPHHFEVTFQQSSTAKSATWTYSPLLKKLYCQIAKTCPIQIKVSTPPPPGTAIRAMPVYKKAEHVTDIVKRCPNHELGRDFNEGQSAPASHLIRVEGNNLSQYVDDPVTGRQSVVVPYEPPQVGTEFTTILYNFMCNSSCVGGMNRRPILVIITLETRDGQVLGRRSFEGRICACPGRDRKADEDHYREQQALNESATKNGAASKRAFKQSPPAIPALGANVKKRRHGDEDMFYMHVRGRENFEILMKVKESLELMELVPQPLVDSYRQQQQQQLLQRPSHLQSSSYGPVLSPINKVHGGVNKLPSVNQLVGQPPPHSSAAGPNLGPMGSGMLNSHSHTMTANGEMNGGHGSQTMVSGSHCTPPPPYHADPSLVSFLTGLGCPNCIECFTSQGLQSIYHLQNLTIEDLGALKIPDQYRMTIWRGLQDLKQSHDCGQQLLRTSSNAATISIGGSGELQRQRVMEAVHFRVRHTITIPNRGGPGGVTGPDEWADFGFDLPDCKSRKQPIKEEFTETESH
- the Tp73 gene encoding tumor protein p73 isoform X4, with protein sequence MTQSTSSSPGEGATFEHLWSSLEPDSTYFDLPQPSRGNSEAVGSEETSMDVFHLPGMVTDVVAQFNLLSSAMDQMGSRAAPASPYTPEHAASAPTHSPYAQPSSTFDTMSPAPVIPSNTDYPGPHHFEVTFQQSSTAKSATWTYSPLLKKLYCQIAKTCPIQIKVSTPPPPGTAIRAMPVYKKAEHVTDIVKRCPNHELGRDFNEGQSAPASHLIRVEGNNLSQYVDDPVTGRQSVVVPYEPPQVGTEFTTILYNFMCNSSCVGGMNRRPILVIITLETRDGQVLGRRSFEGRICACPGRDRKADEDHYREQQALNESATKNGAASKRAFKQSPPAIPALGANVKKRRHGDEDMFYMHVRGRENFEILMKVKESLELMELVPQPLVDSYRQQQQQQLLQRPFLTGLGCPNCIECFTSQGLQSIYHLQNLTIEDLGALKIPDQYRMTIWRGLQDLKQSHDCGQQLLRTSSNAATISIGGSGELQRQRVMEAVHFRVRHTITIPNRGGPGGVTGPDEWADFGFDLPDCKSRKQPIKEEFTETESH
- the Tp73 gene encoding tumor protein p73 isoform X3, encoding MTQSTSSSPGEGATFEHLWSSLEPDSTYFDLPQPSRGNSEAVGSEETSMDVFHLPGMVTDVVAQFNLLSSAMDQMGSRAAPASPYTPEHAASAPTHSPYAQPSSTFDTMSPAPVIPSNTDYPGPHHFEVTFQQSSTAKSATWTYSPLLKKLYCQIAKTCPIQIKVSTPPPPGTAIRAMPVYKKAEHVTDIVKRCPNHELGRDFNEGQSAPASHLIRVEGNNLSQYVDDPVTGRQSVVVPYEPPQVGTEFTTILYNFMCNSSCVGGMNRRPILVIITLETRDGQVLGRRSFEGRICACPGRDRKADEDHYREQQALNESATKNGAASKRAFKQSPPAIPALGANVKKRRHGDEDMFYMHVRGRENFEILMKVKESLELMELVPQPLVDSYRQQQQQQLLQRPSHLQSSSYGPVLSPINKVHGGVNKLPSVNQLVGQPPPHSSAAGPNLGPMGSGMLNSHSHTMTANGEMNGGHGSQTMVSGSHCTPPPPYHADPSLVSFLTGLGCPNCIECFTSQGLQSIYHLQNLTIEDLGALKIPDQYRMTIWRGLQDLKQSHDCGQQLLRTSSNAATISIGGSGELQRQRVMEAVHFRVRHTITIPNRGGPGGVTGPDEWADFGFDLPDCKSRKQPIKEEFTETESH